One Salvelinus namaycush isolate Seneca chromosome 4, SaNama_1.0, whole genome shotgun sequence genomic window carries:
- the LOC120046584 gene encoding ubiquitin-conjugating enzyme E2 D4-like — protein sequence MALKRIQKELHDLQRDPPAQCSAGPVGEDLFHWQATIMGPTDSPYQGGVFFLTIHFPTDYPFKPPKVAFTTKIYHPNINSNGSICLDILRSQWSPALTVSKVLLSICSLLCDPNPDDPLVPDIAHIYKQDKEKYNRLARDWTQKYAM from the exons ATGGCTTTGAAAAGAATACAGAAG gAGTTGCATGACTTGCAAAGGGACCCTCCTGCTCAATGCTCAGCCGGACCAGTTGGAGAGGACT TGTTTCATTGGCAAGCCACCATCATGGGACCT actgacagcccatatCAGGGAGGAGTGTTCTTCCTCACCATCCACTTCCCTACAGACTATCCCTTCAAACCACCAAAG GTAGCCTTCACAACGAAAATCTATCACCCAAACATAAACAGTAATGGTAGCATCTGTCTGGACATTCTGAGGTCACAGTGGTCCCCAGCACTTACAGTTTCGAAAG TTTTATTGTCCATATGTTCTTTGCTATGTGACCCAAACCCAGATGACCCGCTAGTCCCAGACATAGCACACATCTACAAGCAGGACAAAGAAAA GTACAACAGATTAGCAAGAGATTGGACTCAAAAGTATGCAATGTAA